One window from the genome of Paramisgurnus dabryanus chromosome 24, PD_genome_1.1, whole genome shotgun sequence encodes:
- the r3hdm1 gene encoding R3H domain-containing protein 1 isoform X11, which produces MSESSLDTRSCDVMKVLECDGPQPAESPATPNDPQYTLQNNGTHAQECVIDQSSSHQTQLGQSAQSIRRSKSNGKLKLVRSLAVCEEPSPPLLTELPHEQEKIHIELSQSFEKDETSIKNEDGEKFSEKPEKTDRLLKKTLSRDPSQEYTDSTGIDLHEFLVNTLKNNPRDRMMLLKLEQDILDFISNIDSQKRKFPPMTSYHRMLLHRVAAYFGLDHNVDQTGKAVIINKTCNTRIPDQKFSEHFKDDKSDDFQKRYILKRDNSSLDQDDGRLRMRLKDDRRSKSIEEREEEYQRARDRIFAQDGQEHFPFDKRIQEDVTYINTQQRRQIFRLRDSRSGNSRQSSSETEMKYSDPRPWSSTDSDSSHRNLKPSMTKANSFSGISLLIRGDSTASSKSAGKLSKTSSDSSSSVGSSSGSLSRPTQLSLPAPVPPQPSRGFTMAPSAPLPAPPIGGNTTTPAPQSSTTNSNINANASFYIVPLDTSAIPPGSVLLNPQTGQPYINPDGSPVIYNPAMTSQQGRGQQPMTLHPPPPPPPLPPQPQPPNHFLPQPSAQPVQFAAVSCPPLLPGAYTQQYTQQDGLSAQFGQMNLVRQTSSEAQDPHTGLYPQSLVLQNPPPTGYMLQSAGQPMNHHAYPPPTPVNQSVLQPHGYMQQPVQQVSACFCAPGQYSHSNQHYRAVTPVHYSAPQSQALPPQQTGFQTVMPGQPPSYQGMMGVQQAQNQSLVSTQSGMANQIQSVMVQYPAMPPYQVSVQQGSQNVSQAAYQQQIVMQGQTNQTPAPSTSMQVYYSMLPPTHHSTVSSTVGFLPPPGSDQMSFQRAPSPCGSQPITGQQCTGVPPPPPTGGMVMMQLNVPPCQHPRAPSPSHWKPNRYYKHSDLPPQDNTQNNPQHLISPSPSPAQSPAPTHLANLKGPRPGHAPFLMPQFSRPFAPGQGDGRYPPLIGQPLQYNPPIRPPLMHGSHVVNHHHNLYHHQGHVGGRYGGRSRRPAKKSLSIDVSAGETETGRVLEVTDLPAGISRLEADSILAELSKVGAFIKWLPETSSPNQSESRSEGADATNSDHTKPPPLDLASTYTILATFPSKYAAQSALHKLNSSFTKFKLRTSKGHNEQHTLARSSSQ; this is translated from the exons GAAAAGATTCATATTGAGCTAAGCCAGTCTTTCGAAAAAGACGAAACGTCAATCAAAAATGAGGACGGCGAGAAATTCTCAGAGAAGCCGGAAAAAACAGACCGACTGTTAAAGAAGACGCTCTCAagag ATCCCAGTCAGGAATACACAGACTCCACGGGTATAGACCTTCATGAGTTTTTGGTCAACACACTGAAGAACAACCCCCG GGACAGAATGATGTTGCTGAAGCTGGAGCAAGATATTCTCGACTTCATTAGTAACATCGA CAGTCAGAAGAGGAAGTTTCCCCCGATGACCTCATACCACAGGATGCTCCTGCACAGGGTGGCCGCTTACTTCGGGCTGGACCATAACGTCGATCAGACCGGCAAAGCAGTTATCATCAACAAAACCTGCAATACTAGAAT ACCAGACCAGAAGTTTTCCGAACACTTTAAAGATGATAAATCGGACGACTTCCAAAAGCGGTACATCTTAAAGAGAGATAACTCAAGTCTCGACCAGGATGATGGCAGG CTGCGAATGCGCCTCAAGGATGATAGACGGAGTAAATCGATCGAGGAGAGAGAGGAGGAGTACCAGCGTGCCAGGGACAGAATCTTCGCTCAAGAT GGACAAGAACATTTTCCATTTGATAAAAG AATCCAAGAGGATGTTACTTATATCAACACCCAGCAAAGACGTCAAATATTCAG GTTGAGAGACAGCCGCTCGGGAAACAGTCGTCAGAGCAGTTCGGAGACCGAGATGAAGTATTCAGACCCCCGGCCGTGGAGCAGCACGGATTCGGACAGCTCCCACAGGAACCTGAAGCCATCCATGACCAAAGCCAACAGCTTCAGCGGTATCAGCCTGCTGATTCGAGGAGACAGTACGGCCAGCAGCAAGAGCGCGGGAAAACTGTCCAAAACGA GTTCCGACTCCTCTAGTAGCGTAGGTTCGTCTTCCGGGTCGCTCTCCCGGCCTACTCAGCTGTCTTTACCCGCCCCCGTTCCACCTCAGCCCAGTCGGGGATTCACAATGGCCCCCTCAGCCCCTCTTCCAGCACCGCCCATCGGGGGCAACACAACCACCCCGGCCCCTCAAAGCTCGACTACTAACTCTAACATTAACGCTAACGCTAGTTTCTACATCGTTCCTCTGGACACCTCAGCCATCCCACCAGGCAGTGTGCTCCTCAATCCACAGACAG gTCAACCATACATTAACCCCGATGGCAGCCCTGTGATCTACAACCCAGCAATGACATCACAACAAGGGCGGGGCCAACAGCCCATGACTCTGCATCCTCCCCCACCGCCTCCTCCACTTCCTCCTCAACCTCAGCCACCCAATCACTTTCTCCCACAG ccgtctgcgcagccagtGCAGTTCGCTGCAGTCTCTTGTCCTCCCCTCCTGCCTGGTGCTTATACTCAACAATATACC CAACAGGACGGTTTAAGCGCTCAGTTCGGCCAGATGAATCTAGTTCGACAGACTTCAAGCGAAGCTCAGGATCCCCACACGGGCCTTTACCCACAATCGCTTGTGCTTCAGAACCCCCCGCCCACCGGCTACATGCTTCAGTCGGCTGGGCAGCCCATGAACCACCACGCCTATCCTCCGCCCACACCCGTCAATCAATCTGTCCTGCAACCACATGGATACATGCAGCAACCCGTGCAACAg GTATCGGCGTGTTTCTGCGCTCCGGGACAATATTCGCACTCGAACCAACACTACAGAGCAGTGACACCGGTACACTACAGCGCCCCCCAGAGTCAAGCTCTGCCACCACAACAGACAG GTTTCCAGACGGTCATGCCCGGTCAACCCCCCAGCTACCAAGGCATGATGGGAGTCCAACAGGCTCAGAACCAATCGCTGGTTAGCACCCAAAGTGGGATGGCCAATCAGATTCAGAGTGTGATGGTGCAGTACCCCGCAATGCCTCCATATCAG GTGTCTGTACAACAGGGATCTCAAAACGTTTCGCAGGCAGCCTATCAGCAACAGATTGTAATGCAGGGACAGACCAATCAGACGCCAGCGCCCTCCACCAGCATGCAAGTGTATTACAGCATGCTGCCGCCAACCCACCACTCTACCGTCAG ttcTACGGTTGGCTTTCTTCCCCCGCCTGGTTCAGATCAGATGTCATTTCAGAGAGCGCCCTCTCCCTGTGGCTCTCAGCCAATCACAGGCCAGCAGTGCACAG GTGTTCCCCCGCCGCCCCCTACTGGTGGAATGGTGATGATGCAATTGAATGTTCCTCCCTGCCAGCATCCAAGAGCTCCTTCTCCATCTCATTGGAAACCCAACAGATACTACAAACACAGCGACCTGCCACCGCAGGACAACACACAG aATAACCCACAGCATCTTATTAGCCCCTCCCCATCACCAGCTCAGTCACCTGCTCCCACCCATCTGGCTAACCTGAAGGGTCCTCGTCCTGGCCACGCCCCTTTTCTCATGCCTCAGTTTTCTCGCCCTTTCGCTCCAGGCCAAG GTGATGGCAGGTATCCTCCTCTGATTGGGCAGCCCCTCCAGTATAACCCTCCCATCAGACCCCCACTAATGCACGGCTCTCATGTGGTCAACCATCATCACAATCTTTATCACCATCAG GGTCATGTGGGTGGCCGGTACGGCGGCCGTAGTCGAAGACCCGCAAAGAAATCACTGTCTATTGACGTGAGCGCAGGAGAAACGG AAACCGGTCGTGTTCTGGAGGTGACGGATCTTCCGGCTGGCATCAGTCGACTGGAAGCGGACTCCATACTCGCAGAACTGAGCAAAGTTGGCGCTTTCATAAAATGGCTGCCAGAAACTTCATCTCCCAACCAATCAGAGAGCCGCAGCGAGGGGGCGGACGCCACAAACTCTGACCATACCAAACCGCCCCCTCTCGACCTGGCGTCCACGTACACCATCCTGGCCACGTTTCCTTCGAAGTACGCGGCGCAGAGCGCGCTTCATAAACTCAACAGCTCCTTCACCAAATTCAAACTGCGAACTAGCAAGGGACACAACGAACAACACACCCTCGCCAGATCCAGCTCGCAATGA
- the r3hdm1 gene encoding R3H domain-containing protein 1 isoform X1, with the protein MSESSLDTRSCDVMKVLECDGPQPAESPATPNDPQYTLQNNGTHAQECVIDQSSSHQTQLGQSAQSIRRSKSNGKLKLVRSLAVCEEPSPPLLTELPHEQFESRAVKEQEKIHIELSQSFEKDETSIKNEDGEKFSEKPEKTDRLLKKTLSRDPSQEYTDSTGIDLHEFLVNTLKNNPRDRMMLLKLEQDILDFISNIDSQKRKFPPMTSYHRMLLHRVAAYFGLDHNVDQTGKAVIINKTCNTRIPDQKFSEHFKDDKSDDFQKRYILKRDNSSLDQDDGRLRMRLKDDRRSKSIEEREEEYQRARDRIFAQDGQEHFPFDKRIQEDVTYINTQQRRQIFRLRDSRSGNSRQSSSETEMKYSDPRPWSSTDSDSSHRNLKPSMTKANSFSGISLLIRGDSTASSKSAGKLSKTSSDSSSSVGSSSGSLSRPTQLSLPAPVPPQPSRGFTMAPSAPLPAPPIGGNTTTPAPQSSTTNSNINANASFYIVPLDTSAIPPGSVLLNPQTGQPYINPDGSPVIYNPAMTSQQGRGQQPMTLHPPPPPPPLPPQPQPPNHFLPQPSAQPVQFAAVSCPPLLPGAYTQQYTVQQDGLSAQFGQMNLVRQTSSEAQDPHTGLYPQSLVLQNPPPTGYMLQSAGQPMNHHAYPPPTPVNQSVLQPHGYMQQPVQQVSACFCAPGQYSHSNQHYRAVTPVHYSAPQSQALPPQQTGFQTVMPGQPPSYQGMMGVQQAQNQSLVSTQSGMANQIQSVMVQYPAMPPYQVSVQQGSQNVSQAAYQQQIVMQGQTNQTPAPSTSMQVYYSMLPPTHHSTVSSTVGFLPPPGSDQMSFQRAPSPCGSQPITGQQCTGVPPPPPTGGMVMMQLNVPPCQHPRAPSPSHWKPNRYYKHSDLPPQDNTQNNPQHLISPSPSPAQSPAPTHLANLKGPRPGHAPFLMPQFSRPFAPGQGDGRYPPLIGQPLQYNPPIRPPLMHGSHVVNHHHNLYHHQGHVGGRYGGRSRRPAKKSLSIDVSAGETETGRVLEVTDLPAGISRLEADSILAELSKVGAFIKWLPETSSPNQSESRSEGADATNSDHTKPPPLDLASTYTILATFPSKYAAQSALHKLNSSFTKFKLRTSKGHNEQHTLARSSSQ; encoded by the exons GAAAAGATTCATATTGAGCTAAGCCAGTCTTTCGAAAAAGACGAAACGTCAATCAAAAATGAGGACGGCGAGAAATTCTCAGAGAAGCCGGAAAAAACAGACCGACTGTTAAAGAAGACGCTCTCAagag ATCCCAGTCAGGAATACACAGACTCCACGGGTATAGACCTTCATGAGTTTTTGGTCAACACACTGAAGAACAACCCCCG GGACAGAATGATGTTGCTGAAGCTGGAGCAAGATATTCTCGACTTCATTAGTAACATCGA CAGTCAGAAGAGGAAGTTTCCCCCGATGACCTCATACCACAGGATGCTCCTGCACAGGGTGGCCGCTTACTTCGGGCTGGACCATAACGTCGATCAGACCGGCAAAGCAGTTATCATCAACAAAACCTGCAATACTAGAAT ACCAGACCAGAAGTTTTCCGAACACTTTAAAGATGATAAATCGGACGACTTCCAAAAGCGGTACATCTTAAAGAGAGATAACTCAAGTCTCGACCAGGATGATGGCAGG CTGCGAATGCGCCTCAAGGATGATAGACGGAGTAAATCGATCGAGGAGAGAGAGGAGGAGTACCAGCGTGCCAGGGACAGAATCTTCGCTCAAGAT GGACAAGAACATTTTCCATTTGATAAAAG AATCCAAGAGGATGTTACTTATATCAACACCCAGCAAAGACGTCAAATATTCAG GTTGAGAGACAGCCGCTCGGGAAACAGTCGTCAGAGCAGTTCGGAGACCGAGATGAAGTATTCAGACCCCCGGCCGTGGAGCAGCACGGATTCGGACAGCTCCCACAGGAACCTGAAGCCATCCATGACCAAAGCCAACAGCTTCAGCGGTATCAGCCTGCTGATTCGAGGAGACAGTACGGCCAGCAGCAAGAGCGCGGGAAAACTGTCCAAAACGA GTTCCGACTCCTCTAGTAGCGTAGGTTCGTCTTCCGGGTCGCTCTCCCGGCCTACTCAGCTGTCTTTACCCGCCCCCGTTCCACCTCAGCCCAGTCGGGGATTCACAATGGCCCCCTCAGCCCCTCTTCCAGCACCGCCCATCGGGGGCAACACAACCACCCCGGCCCCTCAAAGCTCGACTACTAACTCTAACATTAACGCTAACGCTAGTTTCTACATCGTTCCTCTGGACACCTCAGCCATCCCACCAGGCAGTGTGCTCCTCAATCCACAGACAG gTCAACCATACATTAACCCCGATGGCAGCCCTGTGATCTACAACCCAGCAATGACATCACAACAAGGGCGGGGCCAACAGCCCATGACTCTGCATCCTCCCCCACCGCCTCCTCCACTTCCTCCTCAACCTCAGCCACCCAATCACTTTCTCCCACAG ccgtctgcgcagccagtGCAGTTCGCTGCAGTCTCTTGTCCTCCCCTCCTGCCTGGTGCTTATACTCAACAATATACCGTG CAACAGGACGGTTTAAGCGCTCAGTTCGGCCAGATGAATCTAGTTCGACAGACTTCAAGCGAAGCTCAGGATCCCCACACGGGCCTTTACCCACAATCGCTTGTGCTTCAGAACCCCCCGCCCACCGGCTACATGCTTCAGTCGGCTGGGCAGCCCATGAACCACCACGCCTATCCTCCGCCCACACCCGTCAATCAATCTGTCCTGCAACCACATGGATACATGCAGCAACCCGTGCAACAg GTATCGGCGTGTTTCTGCGCTCCGGGACAATATTCGCACTCGAACCAACACTACAGAGCAGTGACACCGGTACACTACAGCGCCCCCCAGAGTCAAGCTCTGCCACCACAACAGACAG GTTTCCAGACGGTCATGCCCGGTCAACCCCCCAGCTACCAAGGCATGATGGGAGTCCAACAGGCTCAGAACCAATCGCTGGTTAGCACCCAAAGTGGGATGGCCAATCAGATTCAGAGTGTGATGGTGCAGTACCCCGCAATGCCTCCATATCAG GTGTCTGTACAACAGGGATCTCAAAACGTTTCGCAGGCAGCCTATCAGCAACAGATTGTAATGCAGGGACAGACCAATCAGACGCCAGCGCCCTCCACCAGCATGCAAGTGTATTACAGCATGCTGCCGCCAACCCACCACTCTACCGTCAG ttcTACGGTTGGCTTTCTTCCCCCGCCTGGTTCAGATCAGATGTCATTTCAGAGAGCGCCCTCTCCCTGTGGCTCTCAGCCAATCACAGGCCAGCAGTGCACAG GTGTTCCCCCGCCGCCCCCTACTGGTGGAATGGTGATGATGCAATTGAATGTTCCTCCCTGCCAGCATCCAAGAGCTCCTTCTCCATCTCATTGGAAACCCAACAGATACTACAAACACAGCGACCTGCCACCGCAGGACAACACACAG aATAACCCACAGCATCTTATTAGCCCCTCCCCATCACCAGCTCAGTCACCTGCTCCCACCCATCTGGCTAACCTGAAGGGTCCTCGTCCTGGCCACGCCCCTTTTCTCATGCCTCAGTTTTCTCGCCCTTTCGCTCCAGGCCAAG GTGATGGCAGGTATCCTCCTCTGATTGGGCAGCCCCTCCAGTATAACCCTCCCATCAGACCCCCACTAATGCACGGCTCTCATGTGGTCAACCATCATCACAATCTTTATCACCATCAG GGTCATGTGGGTGGCCGGTACGGCGGCCGTAGTCGAAGACCCGCAAAGAAATCACTGTCTATTGACGTGAGCGCAGGAGAAACGG AAACCGGTCGTGTTCTGGAGGTGACGGATCTTCCGGCTGGCATCAGTCGACTGGAAGCGGACTCCATACTCGCAGAACTGAGCAAAGTTGGCGCTTTCATAAAATGGCTGCCAGAAACTTCATCTCCCAACCAATCAGAGAGCCGCAGCGAGGGGGCGGACGCCACAAACTCTGACCATACCAAACCGCCCCCTCTCGACCTGGCGTCCACGTACACCATCCTGGCCACGTTTCCTTCGAAGTACGCGGCGCAGAGCGCGCTTCATAAACTCAACAGCTCCTTCACCAAATTCAAACTGCGAACTAGCAAGGGACACAACGAACAACACACCCTCGCCAGATCCAGCTCGCAATGA
- the r3hdm1 gene encoding R3H domain-containing protein 1 isoform X2 — MSESSLDTRSCDVMKVLECDGPQPAESPATPNDPQYTLQNNGTHAQECVIDQSSSHQTQLGQSAQSIRRSKSNGKLKLVRSLAVCEEPSPPLLTELPHEQFESRAVKEQEKIHIELSQSFEKDETSIKNEDGEKFSEKPEKTDRLLKKTLSRDPSQEYTDSTGIDLHEFLVNTLKNNPRDRMMLLKLEQDILDFISNIDSQKRKFPPMTSYHRMLLHRVAAYFGLDHNVDQTGKAVIINKTCNTRIPDQKFSEHFKDDKSDDFQKRYILKRDNSSLDQDDGRLRMRLKDDRRSKSIEEREEEYQRARDRIFAQDGQEHFPFDKRIQEDVTYINTQQRRQIFRLRDSRSGNSRQSSSETEMKYSDPRPWSSTDSDSSHRNLKPSMTKANSFSGISLLIRGDSTASSKSAGKLSKTSSDSSSSVGSSSGSLSRPTQLSLPAPVPPQPSRGFTMAPSAPLPAPPIGGNTTTPAPQSSTTNSNINANASFYIVPLDTSAIPPGSVLLNPQTGQPYINPDGSPVIYNPAMTSQQGRGQQPMTLHPPPPPPPLPPQPQPPNHFLPQPSAQPVQFAAVSCPPLLPGAYTQQYTQQDGLSAQFGQMNLVRQTSSEAQDPHTGLYPQSLVLQNPPPTGYMLQSAGQPMNHHAYPPPTPVNQSVLQPHGYMQQPVQQVSACFCAPGQYSHSNQHYRAVTPVHYSAPQSQALPPQQTGFQTVMPGQPPSYQGMMGVQQAQNQSLVSTQSGMANQIQSVMVQYPAMPPYQVSVQQGSQNVSQAAYQQQIVMQGQTNQTPAPSTSMQVYYSMLPPTHHSTVSSTVGFLPPPGSDQMSFQRAPSPCGSQPITGQQCTGVPPPPPTGGMVMMQLNVPPCQHPRAPSPSHWKPNRYYKHSDLPPQDNTQNNPQHLISPSPSPAQSPAPTHLANLKGPRPGHAPFLMPQFSRPFAPGQGDGRYPPLIGQPLQYNPPIRPPLMHGSHVVNHHHNLYHHQGHVGGRYGGRSRRPAKKSLSIDVSAGETETGRVLEVTDLPAGISRLEADSILAELSKVGAFIKWLPETSSPNQSESRSEGADATNSDHTKPPPLDLASTYTILATFPSKYAAQSALHKLNSSFTKFKLRTSKGHNEQHTLARSSSQ, encoded by the exons GAAAAGATTCATATTGAGCTAAGCCAGTCTTTCGAAAAAGACGAAACGTCAATCAAAAATGAGGACGGCGAGAAATTCTCAGAGAAGCCGGAAAAAACAGACCGACTGTTAAAGAAGACGCTCTCAagag ATCCCAGTCAGGAATACACAGACTCCACGGGTATAGACCTTCATGAGTTTTTGGTCAACACACTGAAGAACAACCCCCG GGACAGAATGATGTTGCTGAAGCTGGAGCAAGATATTCTCGACTTCATTAGTAACATCGA CAGTCAGAAGAGGAAGTTTCCCCCGATGACCTCATACCACAGGATGCTCCTGCACAGGGTGGCCGCTTACTTCGGGCTGGACCATAACGTCGATCAGACCGGCAAAGCAGTTATCATCAACAAAACCTGCAATACTAGAAT ACCAGACCAGAAGTTTTCCGAACACTTTAAAGATGATAAATCGGACGACTTCCAAAAGCGGTACATCTTAAAGAGAGATAACTCAAGTCTCGACCAGGATGATGGCAGG CTGCGAATGCGCCTCAAGGATGATAGACGGAGTAAATCGATCGAGGAGAGAGAGGAGGAGTACCAGCGTGCCAGGGACAGAATCTTCGCTCAAGAT GGACAAGAACATTTTCCATTTGATAAAAG AATCCAAGAGGATGTTACTTATATCAACACCCAGCAAAGACGTCAAATATTCAG GTTGAGAGACAGCCGCTCGGGAAACAGTCGTCAGAGCAGTTCGGAGACCGAGATGAAGTATTCAGACCCCCGGCCGTGGAGCAGCACGGATTCGGACAGCTCCCACAGGAACCTGAAGCCATCCATGACCAAAGCCAACAGCTTCAGCGGTATCAGCCTGCTGATTCGAGGAGACAGTACGGCCAGCAGCAAGAGCGCGGGAAAACTGTCCAAAACGA GTTCCGACTCCTCTAGTAGCGTAGGTTCGTCTTCCGGGTCGCTCTCCCGGCCTACTCAGCTGTCTTTACCCGCCCCCGTTCCACCTCAGCCCAGTCGGGGATTCACAATGGCCCCCTCAGCCCCTCTTCCAGCACCGCCCATCGGGGGCAACACAACCACCCCGGCCCCTCAAAGCTCGACTACTAACTCTAACATTAACGCTAACGCTAGTTTCTACATCGTTCCTCTGGACACCTCAGCCATCCCACCAGGCAGTGTGCTCCTCAATCCACAGACAG gTCAACCATACATTAACCCCGATGGCAGCCCTGTGATCTACAACCCAGCAATGACATCACAACAAGGGCGGGGCCAACAGCCCATGACTCTGCATCCTCCCCCACCGCCTCCTCCACTTCCTCCTCAACCTCAGCCACCCAATCACTTTCTCCCACAG ccgtctgcgcagccagtGCAGTTCGCTGCAGTCTCTTGTCCTCCCCTCCTGCCTGGTGCTTATACTCAACAATATACC CAACAGGACGGTTTAAGCGCTCAGTTCGGCCAGATGAATCTAGTTCGACAGACTTCAAGCGAAGCTCAGGATCCCCACACGGGCCTTTACCCACAATCGCTTGTGCTTCAGAACCCCCCGCCCACCGGCTACATGCTTCAGTCGGCTGGGCAGCCCATGAACCACCACGCCTATCCTCCGCCCACACCCGTCAATCAATCTGTCCTGCAACCACATGGATACATGCAGCAACCCGTGCAACAg GTATCGGCGTGTTTCTGCGCTCCGGGACAATATTCGCACTCGAACCAACACTACAGAGCAGTGACACCGGTACACTACAGCGCCCCCCAGAGTCAAGCTCTGCCACCACAACAGACAG GTTTCCAGACGGTCATGCCCGGTCAACCCCCCAGCTACCAAGGCATGATGGGAGTCCAACAGGCTCAGAACCAATCGCTGGTTAGCACCCAAAGTGGGATGGCCAATCAGATTCAGAGTGTGATGGTGCAGTACCCCGCAATGCCTCCATATCAG GTGTCTGTACAACAGGGATCTCAAAACGTTTCGCAGGCAGCCTATCAGCAACAGATTGTAATGCAGGGACAGACCAATCAGACGCCAGCGCCCTCCACCAGCATGCAAGTGTATTACAGCATGCTGCCGCCAACCCACCACTCTACCGTCAG ttcTACGGTTGGCTTTCTTCCCCCGCCTGGTTCAGATCAGATGTCATTTCAGAGAGCGCCCTCTCCCTGTGGCTCTCAGCCAATCACAGGCCAGCAGTGCACAG GTGTTCCCCCGCCGCCCCCTACTGGTGGAATGGTGATGATGCAATTGAATGTTCCTCCCTGCCAGCATCCAAGAGCTCCTTCTCCATCTCATTGGAAACCCAACAGATACTACAAACACAGCGACCTGCCACCGCAGGACAACACACAG aATAACCCACAGCATCTTATTAGCCCCTCCCCATCACCAGCTCAGTCACCTGCTCCCACCCATCTGGCTAACCTGAAGGGTCCTCGTCCTGGCCACGCCCCTTTTCTCATGCCTCAGTTTTCTCGCCCTTTCGCTCCAGGCCAAG GTGATGGCAGGTATCCTCCTCTGATTGGGCAGCCCCTCCAGTATAACCCTCCCATCAGACCCCCACTAATGCACGGCTCTCATGTGGTCAACCATCATCACAATCTTTATCACCATCAG GGTCATGTGGGTGGCCGGTACGGCGGCCGTAGTCGAAGACCCGCAAAGAAATCACTGTCTATTGACGTGAGCGCAGGAGAAACGG AAACCGGTCGTGTTCTGGAGGTGACGGATCTTCCGGCTGGCATCAGTCGACTGGAAGCGGACTCCATACTCGCAGAACTGAGCAAAGTTGGCGCTTTCATAAAATGGCTGCCAGAAACTTCATCTCCCAACCAATCAGAGAGCCGCAGCGAGGGGGCGGACGCCACAAACTCTGACCATACCAAACCGCCCCCTCTCGACCTGGCGTCCACGTACACCATCCTGGCCACGTTTCCTTCGAAGTACGCGGCGCAGAGCGCGCTTCATAAACTCAACAGCTCCTTCACCAAATTCAAACTGCGAACTAGCAAGGGACACAACGAACAACACACCCTCGCCAGATCCAGCTCGCAATGA